One window from the genome of Cryptomeria japonica chromosome 6, Sugi_1.0, whole genome shotgun sequence encodes:
- the LOC131036258 gene encoding two-component response regulator ORR3-like, with protein sequence SSVSAKSSPHVLAVDDSAIDRKVIEKLLKNSSYKVTAVDSGRKALEFLGLCDDHNVVNEKNELKVNMIMTDYCMPGMTGYELLKRIKQESRLKEIPVIIMSSENEPSRMSRCMDEGAEEFILKPVQMSDIERLKEAYNYSSYVHTFQKNVN encoded by the exons CCACATGTGCTGGCTGTAGATGACAGTGCTATAGATAGAAAAGTTATAGAAAAGCTGCTCAAAAACTCTTCTTACAAAG TAACAGCAGTTGATAGTGGAAGAAAAGCTCTGGAGTTCCTCGGATTATGTGATGACCACAATGTTGTAAATGAGAAAAAT GAATTGAAGGTGAATATGATAATGACAGACTACTGTATGCCAGGAATGACAGGCTATGAATTGCTTAAGAGAATTAAG CAGGAATCAAGACTGAAGGAGATTCCAGTGATTATCATGTCTTCTGAGAATGAGCCTTCCCGGATGAGCAG ATGTATGGACGAAGGAGCAGAAGAATTCATATTGAAGCCAGTGCAGATGTCAGATATAGAACGACTGAAAGAAGCATACAATTACAGCTCATATGTACATACATTTCAAAAAAATGTGAACTAA